In Brassica napus cultivar Da-Ae chromosome A3, Da-Ae, whole genome shotgun sequence, the sequence AAAAGGGGGACGACTATTTTTTCACATTTGGTGGACCGGGAGGAAATTCATGTGGAATATAAACATTACCAGCTAAAACTATGTTAAtgctattatataataataaagtatttGATTGTTGGCTTTATAATTTATGTTCAACAGCCTTAAGTAAACAAAAGGACCGGCTCTGTGCGTAATATGTGTATGGTTCGTTACACTAATAAAGCGTCTCAACGAATCTTTACGATTGTGGAAAATATATAACTGCATTCACGATCAAGTGTGTGCATTCCAAATTGCGTTTGTGATTTCGTTTGTTTTGCGATACGTGGTCATGTACTCGATCCCGTTTTATACCGTAAACCGCAGTTCGTTGATCCCATACAACCTctgtatctttcttttttttttggtgtaaactCACCTCTGTATCTTTGAAGATCAATATAATtccagtgtttttaaaaaagaCTGGTGGTTTTATATTTATGTCCAAATGATTCCGTTTGTTTCACGATACGTTCATGTATTTGATCCCGTTTTATATTCGTAAACCTCAATGCGTTGATCCCGTCTTATATTCGCATTCGTGTGTGTTTTAGGTATATGgagttttgttaaaaaaaagggTATAGGGAGTATGTAATATATAGTATTGGGTGAGACTGATTGGTTAATAATGCCGAGAGGTTCGATAGAGTGTTCATTGTAATTTACTATTATGACTTTTATACACAATGAATAACCAAGAGCATATTTAACAATTAGAGAATGAAAACCACATTTATAAGAACAAGTATAGTACGGTTCATAGCTATATTCCTAAAAATCTGTATTGTGAAAACCTATAAATGGTTATCAAATTAACTTACAAAATCTACAATATCAtgcaaatttataaaataaaaataattactaTCAAACTAAATACAATTATTTTGTTTACCTAAAATCCATTATTGTATTAAgttcaactttttattttaaaagtataatagGCATAATTATTGGATGCATTTGTAATTACTTGTCTAGGAATTCAAAGCAAGTATACAAAAACTACCTTATACTtccaaaatatacatatatacaaacCAAAGCAGCCTTTTAAAAAACAAGATGTCATATTATCATCGTTTATAAGACCAATTACAATGCTGGCTTTGGGTTTGTGTACATGTATTTCTAAGACATTGAGCCACAATCTCTGATATAATTGAAAATTCTAATTAACAGAGGGAGAAAACCTAGTTTTCGAAtgttttgctttttattttgttactttttcgaattttttattattttttattatttttttaacttgtcTTTCTTAAAGCTAAACTAACTTTACTACTTGCTCTTAGTAATAGAATGTAATTTTACCTACTAAATAAAATCAacctaaaaataataatctgagAATAAATCAACTAAGTTTAGAGAACTAACATATATGTACCTTCCAATTTTGCCTGTTTCTGCACACTTCAATCCTAGCACTAGAATCATGATAAACATACTCAACATGAATGGAAGGATCAGAGAAAGCCAGAAGTTCTTCTTAGATCTTATGTTGTGGATCTTCGCCATCAGTTCCTCGATGTAGAGACATTAGGTACGGTTAAGCTGCGAAACGAGCAGTAAACCATGAATATAATAGAAAACTAGTAAGGAAAAATGCTAACAAAAACTGAACTAATAACAAAATGTTAAACCACAAAAACTTAACTAATAGATGTTTGTAATAGATCTAAGTTTCTACATAAATTGCGATCAATCCCCATTTATAATCGTAACATATGTAATAGTCTATATCTAACATccacatatataattatactcTTTGTTACTagttatatgaaaaataatataatgatatttttgatcaattttgaaaaaaatgatttgctaaaCACGTATCACAATCTCGTATCTACAATGTAGATTCcacaataaaacatttttatttttgataatgtGAGTCGCTCGTACATTTTGATAATTGTATATCGTATTTTCCTCGAAACGTTACAGACAGTTGTGAGGATAATGAGCTTAATGTCGAAAGAAAATCTAATGAAAAGTATATTCGTAAGATTctactttttaacattttcaaacGTAATAGTACCTTCTACTCCATCAATAATTATGTGAAAAGATGTAGGCAAAAACTAGCTTAACCTAGTTCACTAACTGGTGTCGACGTCCAAGTACAACACATGGCGAATACAAAAAGAACGAGCTTCCTTGTAGAATTGAATAGATTGTGCCTGGTTAAGCAATTGTTAGTATCTATTTATCTTACCGCTAGAGTATTTCcaatataaaatttcatttttttcaaaataaataattatatagtggAGTTGCATTTTACAATAATTCaactttattttaaagtaaaaatggaataatgaacaaacaaaaaatacattcatttatttacaaagtaaaattatttgttattctattatagagtaaaaatTGAGCGAAAATTGAGGAAAATTAACTATAgcctctattttaaaataagaatgaAGTGGTGTTGAGATGATTTTAGTATCCATCAACATGTTGATGTTGTTTTGAGCTGTTGTAATATTATTTTCCATCCAACTTAATGATTTCTTAATTGGATGGAAAAAGATAATACTcagtgattttttaaaaagggaTCGGAAATACAGTATCTGACACCGGAGAAACATCATGGCTTAAACCGAGACCAAACAACAAAGTACAAACATACTAGAACCATAAGCAAGATCATAGATCTGAAGAGATTTCTATTGTTATTACACCATAAAGCCAAGTTATCATTTAGTATAAGCTGGTTCtagaatcattttttttgtcaacatttttATTAACAACCGTAATACAACCATGTTACAACGTAAGACTTCCTATCTATTCTAGCTTGTTTAGCAAGATTATCCACTACATTTAGGTAATCTTTTGATACGAAGTGGAACGTGATATTCACCACAGCTGTAATGCTAGTTGTGACAATATCAATAAAGTGCATAcaaatatactccctctgtttcaaaatacatgaaATTTTAGGATGAGACACAACTATTAAGAAACTtgttttttatctataaaaatattattaaaatataaattaaaaattatttaaccaaTCACAAAACAGACTACAAAATATGATaggttacacagtttttgataaagttaaaatgTACATTGAATTatgaaaacatcatatattttgaaacatcaaaaactctctaaaacattatctattttgaaacggatggagtatttgATTAAACGATCGGATAGTTGCATTTTATTGTGGACTATATAAAGTTATTAACATGAAATCACACCTATAAGTCCAAAAATGAGGCACCAGTTTCAATGTGTCCACCAAGaaatctcttatatactaaagcacaagtcatcTCACCAATAAAATTCTGACATGTggaatttattttacaaattaaaaaatgcaAATACAgataaatcaaaaaataattttgtatatttgtctattaattattttctatttttcctaTACAAAAAATCCCTGATATTTTTCCACTACTCCCATGTCCTCACGATTTTTGGAgcagtttttctttctttctacaGAAGATTTAACTCACTTATTATTCTGGAAACTGTAATATTCCAATATTATTTGTAATTGCTCGGCACCTAACTCTCTTCAAAGTGtggtaaaaatttcaaatcccAACCAGATAGATCGAAAACTTCCATTGGCGAAAAGTTGCATAACAATAGTCTTCGAAAaaatcctttcaaagacttggGGGAATCACATTTGTTGTGGATTGGATACGAGGAACGTACGCCAAAGTTTCCAAATGAACGTTAAAGTCCAGGTTCGTAATTCTAAAAGCCTAAACTGTTCTTGctcaaattataatttatgtcatttgatttttcttcataGACAATTTTCTCTTCTAATCTGTTTAtagctttctttttttgttcttacTTTTATAGATACAGGCAAAAGCTACATAATGCATCATGAAAAAGATAAGCTGTGAAGAAAATAAGTCAATAGCATTTTGAAAATagattaaatcaaaattttctttgctGAAAtgtgctttttttttgtgtgatgaTGATATTTTAGGGAAGGAGACTGTAAGAGAGACTCGCGTTAAAGCATACATACAACCGTAGAAGGCCCTTAAGAGACATGAGACGtcccacaagaaaaaaaagcgATGATAATTAGAAGGCAGTAAATGGGATGTTAAAAACACTCATGTAATAAGGGCAACGTCCAACGAGAAACCCTCATGTCTACTATCTATATGAAGACGTAATCTGATGAGGTTGGTAATCCTTTTTTGTGCATATAGTTTTATAGAAAATGTGGTGATGTTATTTGTTAACCTTTTTAATCGTTACATACATATTTTGTTATCAGATTTGtagattttcttaaaaacaaaattccCTGAATCTAGAATTACAATAGCAGTATATCAGGACATAAATTCATGACcttttttgaattcaaatttaCATAAATTGTGTGAAGGATCTCACCAGTTACCTCACTGGATCTAGAATTCTAcattatcttaaaatatatcgATCTAACTAAGTATAAGTATTCAAGTTTCATAAGGCACAATATacaccaaaaaataattttaatacattCTAATTTTGATATGAAAATCTTTACCCGTACGTAGTACGGGACTGATCACTAGTAGAAAGTAAACCACTAAATCTGCTGATATTTGGCTAATCAACATATGTCATTTACTGGTTGTGATAGAACCGTGAGTTAAAACATCTCCGACCCTCTGTCTCTGTACCTCTAAATTCTAATCGGCTGTTATATCAGGGTACGCAGTCGTTTTGTCACGTAtatcataaaatcaaataatttatttctgGTGAATTTTGTTGACCAAGTCACCCAACACATAAATGTTAGAACTTTCAACAATACAAAagttttttctatgttttaagcAAAATAgctgtttattattatttattagtcCATAGATTTGATTATATGACAAAAtttagttcaattttttttttcatttttgaggAAAAGTTCAAGTAAATCTTCCATAAATGTTATAACATTCTCATTTTTATAAACACAACCGCTGGGGGTTTTTAGATTCTCAGACAACGTAAACCAAACACTGTTTCGTGTTTTTGTCCTCTTTGGTTTTCTCATCTTCACTTTCTATTATTTTTCtcgggagaaaaaaaaacacattttctgaGCTTTTCCGGgaaatttttgtaacaaaagagaaaagaaaatccACAGAACTCTACCAAACACAGATCTTGTGCATAGATTCTCTCGATCACAATCCCTTTTGATCATTTCTTTAACCAATCACGTAAACTCACAACCTTTAGAATATGAAACCACCACAATCTGCTTCGTTAGATAGGTGGAGAGACTATTTCCGGCGAGGAGGCTCCGATATATTCGAGATCATCGATCACGCCATCATGGTCGCTGCTACCGATTGTCCGAACAAATTCAAATCGAGAAGAGACAAAATCGCAGAGCTTCTCTTCTCGTGCAGAGTCACTCGCTGCAACGGATGCCACCACAGCAGCGAGCTATCTCTTCCCGGAGAAGAAGAGGCGGTTGATGGGAGTAAAGAGAGCAAAGTTAATAGTAGCAGAGGAGATAACAATCAGATTATTGTTGGCGGTTATgattgtgatgatgatgatgatgatgatgaagctgaggCTTTGAGTGATGCGATTGAAGAGTTCTCTGTGGTTTTTAAGGAAGTTGTTAGGATCAAAGAGATCTTTCTCAATAAAGACGACgaggtttgtttttttgatccAACTTTGCTCTGAATAGCTCTGTTTGTGGATGTTTGGGTTTTGATTGTTTCTTGTTTTGTGTGTACAGCCACACTCGGTGATACTTGAGGCTTTGAGAAAGCTAAAGTTGATGTCTTTGGATGTGGATGTTCTCAAGGTTGGTTTCTTGTGGATAGTTGTTGTTGATCATGAGGTTTTGTATTGAAATGTGATTTGATTTTGAGGTTGTTCTCGCAGAGTACTGAGATAGGAAAGGCTGTTAATGGTTTGAGGAAACATGGCTCTGATAAAATTCGTCAACTTGCAAAGACTCTGATCGCGTAAGAGTTTTTGATTCTTACATAAAAGATTGACACTTTCTTACACTTTTTAGAGTTATgagtttttcttgttttgatgCAGAGagtggaaggagcttgttgatcaatGGGTGAACACCACCAAGGAGATCGCTGGTAACATTTACTGTCTTAATGAGAATTCACTTTTTTACAGTTTTTGGTTTCTTGAGAATGGATCCATAAGTCTTGTTTTTAAAAACCAGGTGGTGCTGAAGGTACACCAGAGTCTGCTAATCCATCTGtagttgatgaagaagaagaagaagtgtttccTTCACTTCCGTATGGTGTTGATATCTTTACACCGGAAGCAAACGGATTTGAAATGTTAAATGGAGATTTCTTTGATTCCTTGGACTTTGATGGAAgtaagtttttaatttatttaaagaaGAACTATGCTGGTATCACCATGTTTTAGTTATACATTTGGTTGATTGATATTCCCGGGGTGATGTTTGTTTTAGATCCTTGTAACTCTGGAGAATACAACACAAGCAGAGAAGACCAAAGAAGACCACAGAAGAGAAGACCAGAGGGAACACAAATGAGGATACAGAAGCCATCACCAGCTGATGGGACTAGGAGACCTCTTAATCAAAGGATGAAGAACGAAGTGGGATCTGTTCACAAGTCTGAAAGCCCCATGATCCAAAGGAGGAAACCTCCACAAGAAGTGAGTGTGGTGGCAACTAAACCtttttgttgaatttttaaTCGAGAATCTTGGATAATGTTAATTGACTCTTCTTGTCCATGGCAGAAACTTAAAGGTCTTGACGCAGACGCAAAGTTTGAGTTTGCTAAAAGGAAACTTCAAGAGAGCTACCAACAACATGATAAAGGTTTGTTTCTACTTTTTAAttactttcttgaaaaaaaagaaaaaaaaaaacttaacaaacaaagaaaatgtGTGTGATATTGCCAACAGCCAAGAAGCAGAGAACAATACAAGTACTTGAGACGATACCAAAGCAAGGTAGTGCTGCTCAGAAACCGCAACTCAAGAGACCTGGAATGAACAACCGGAACTGGGCAAACGGTCGTAAATAGCTTTAGAATGATGAAACTTTCAGAGGAGAAAAACATTATTACATAAGGTAAAGCAGAGTCTAGTTCCACAAGCTGGAGACAGAAACAAGCACAGTATGACGAAGCAGATTCCACAACTGAACTTTCTGTGTTACCACACATTTCTTGAGCCTTTCAGTACAGTCCCGGTTTAGTTTAATCCGGCTTGTTCGGGTCATGTTTGGTTTTGGGACGCGGtggtagaaattttttttttctcgaattGACCGGTTCATCACATAACTTTGTATAGTAATGTGATTGGTTTATCACATTTCTTTtgcatcaaataaaataaaatttatcgtACGATACATGTAGTTGTGATTTATGAATGTGACCAAATGTTGTTACTTTCGTGACGTGTTgttatttattacatttttataaaataaataaagtaacgACATTGAAAGGCTGAAAGATGGTGGGTGGATAAGAAAAGAAGAGGAAGTACTAGTGGTGGCGAGAGTTAACGTGGATGGATAGGAATGTTTGCATTGTGGTCCTTGTGCGTGTTGTATATTTCAATTATAAACAAATAGTTTTGATGGATTTTgtaatagattttttcttatagtGCATTGTTTCGGCGTTACGCGGTCATGCATTTCACCACATGTACAACGTGGACTTCCACAGCTTCTACTCTTCCCATCTACCATCTTATTAAAAAGGGTTTAGATAGAGAAATAATCTAATTCATGCACGTTCTGTTCGGGATTTGCGTGACTCTAGCATTGCTCACCCACCACCCTTAGCTAGCCTTGTCCAGTAAACTATAGCTTATTTGTCAAATGTGGCCTCGATTTTAAGACATGACCAAATGTAATGCTTTATTGATCCAGAGCAGGGCCTGATGATAATAGTCCAGTAGTCATGATCCTATATTCCTATTAAGTCAACACAAAAAGTGTTTCCACTCATTGGCCAATGAAATGTGATTTAAAGAAGGTGGAGTTACTTGGGAAGAATACAGACACATGTTGATGACTGTAACCAACATGGTAAGTTGATAACTTCAACTTGCTCTCGTCTAAGGCTATATAGTACAGTCTATTTCTAagcaaaaacatttataattcgtaagatcaaaatcacaaaatttagaagtaaaaaaagaagacaagaaTACAAATGTGTTGTGTTGGTCATATCACAACCACTGCCTCCTCTGTTTGTGTTAATGAGAAGAAGTGTTTGTGTTCCATCTCCACCATCTGCCCTCCTTCTCCATCAAACCTGCATCTTCGGAAACTTTACATTTTCCGAACATCAcatcaattaaaattaaaaccatCAGACCCTTAAACAGTAAGAGCCAAAAGCATACAGAAACAAgtcatatatataaagaaaccaTAGAGCTAGATATTTTTACCTTCCATCCATGCCTACAAGTAGAACTGTGTTCTCTGGTCCAAAACCTACAATGAACTTGGTGGAAACCGGTAACGAGAATTGAGCAAACGACCGTTCATTGCCATAAGAATACATTGGCAATATCCCTGCATTaatgtttaagaaaaatataaggtcaaaaatgtatataatattcTTCAAACGAGCACTCTTGATGATCAGTTTTACCTCTTATTAACGACAATGATGAAGCGTGATCGATGTCTTTTGGTGAACTAAGAATGTCAGGTCTCAGATGAAACACATGGAGAGTCCCTTTCTCACTTGACGCAGCCACCCATTTCATATTAGAAGAGATTGCAACGCTATAGATCTCTGCTCTCTCCATCCCTCTCCGAAACTACACAATGAAAACCAAAACATATATGACACTAACCAAAACGACATAACTTATAACATAATAAGAACATTAGTCGGAAATCATTCCTATTCGGTTTAGACAGTGTGGTGACACTAAGTGTGTTCTTTCCTTGACAGACCGGATCAGGCGATagagtatataaaaaaaacaataaacaaaaataatagtaaGGTTTACTCAGTTACCTCTTGTAAGAGAGTACCATCAAGGGAGTTAAAGATCCTGATCAGTGTTCCTTTGGTGCTAGCAGTAGCTAGCAAACTTCCATCAAGAGTCAAACTCATGCAAGCAATATCAGAATCATGAGCTTTGATGACTTTGACTATATTCCTTTTCAAGTCACGGACCTGGACTTGCCCCGGGTGCAACCCGGGGCAAGCCATGACTGCTTTCGCCTCAGCTTGAGAGACGCAACAGAGCCCTCTTGGATTCTCAACGGTTTCGATAATAGACTGAACCTTGAGGTTAGTGAAATTGTAGACATAGACACTTCTTTCTAGGACAACCACAATGTGTTTTCTCCTCAGTTTCACCGCCACAACTTGTGATTTAAAACCGAGCTCGCAGAAACAGCTGTTCGTATGATCATTCCAGATGAAGACTTTGTTAGGAGGATACTCCGAGTTGCTGTAACCGTTGCCGACAAGAGCGAAGAGATTTGAGAGGAAGAGCATCTCCACGATTTTGAAGCCGGATTTGTGTGTTTCGCGGCTGATGCTTTCTTTGATTGGGTTGCAGCTGTATACATTGAAGCCACGTTCTGTTCCGACACTGAAACCGCTCCAGTCCTGGTTCCAGGACACTGATAATACCTTTGTGTCGCCCTTGGCGGCTACATCTATTGGTTGATCGTAAGTTTTGGATTTTAAGAACGATCCTATTCCACGGACTGTGGAGAATATCATCGAACtcattccttcttttttttttaaccgaaACTGCAGAAGTAAACAATCAAAGCGTTTTAAATATAAAGCAATCCTAAGCCCTAGATAAACCCTAGCTTCCGTAAAGCTCAAGTAAATAAAATTAGGGCAATCGCTGACGGAAGCTAATCAATTAAACAACTAATGAAGTCATAAAAAGTTCCAGAAGAGAGAATATGTAGGTGAATAGCACAAAATACAAAGGAAGAGATTATTAAAGAGAAGAGCATTACTTACGAATCACAACTTTGATGTATTAGAAGAGATTTGGTCACGAACAAAGGGTTTTTATAGGGCAATCTTTTATTGTGTGTTTGAGCTTCTCCGTGTTAATCAAATTAACAATAGGAGTAGGATTAGGAAGAAAAGACGAGATCATCTAGAGTTGTAAACTCTTTTTCCTAAGCCCTTCTCAACGACGTCGTTCAGTAGTCTATAAATACTTTGACCATATTCTTAGGAAAATCAACCCGTAGATTTGGTACGATTTAAATGTCACAACCAGTTTATTGGTCAcactaaaaaaaatagaaaaatattcgcTTTTGACTTAATAATCTTTCCAAAGTAACTAGGGTAATATATTCTACACATGAAAAAACGAAACAAGAACAAGACAATACACacaaacaagataaataaaccgtttaacaaataaaacaataaaattatatattttctgcGTCTTTTGAAGCCCAAAAAGCATATTATTGCTCACTTCTCAACAGTTGATTCCACATTCGAGTATGTCCGGGCCAGTGACTCTTTTAGTGAAGGGATCGATCCTAACCCAcaacaaggagaagatggaAGCCAAGAGAACAGACCAGACCACAACAATGGTGGGAGTCCTGTTCTGTCTCCCCATCAAACCCTTGAGGAAAGGGTACAAGTGAACAATCACCCAAAACGCGAAGAACAGCTTACCAAAGAGCGGTCCCCAAGATTGGTATCCACTGTTGATTGCGTACGAGAATCCCGCAACAACTCCCACGAGGTTTACAATGAGCAGCGTCGTCGGCGGAATCAGAAGCGTTGTCCATTTGAACAAGTAGAGCTCAGCGAAGTCTCCGTCTTCGTCTGAAGCTTTTGACGTGACTGTGAAGTTTGTGTCGATACCGGCTAGGACTTTGAGGAGACCTTGAAACACGGCGAATAAGTGAGCGGATACTCCTCCAATGACCCAGAACTGCTCGTTTCTCCACCATTCGTCTATGCCTACGCCACTCCACCTCATTTCGAGTATACCCGTGGCGAAAATAGAcagaaagagagacagaaaccATATACTTGCAATGTTACTAATCTGCAAATGAGGAACAACAGAACATAAGGTTTTGAATGTTAATTAGAGTGTGTTCAAAAGAGAAGAGGTGTCAAACCTGAGGGATGATGAACTGGTTGGTGAAGAGACAAACGGCGGGCAATGTACAATACAAGAGAAGAGGGACGGAGGTGAGTGGGTAGATGGTGGTGTTCACATATGCAAACCTCTCAAGAAATTTAAGCCTCCCACTGTAACCATACCATATAGGACAATGCCGACTGAAGAGAATCTCAACGGAACCTAGAGCCCACCTCAGCACTTGGTTCAGACGATCTGAAAGATTGATAGGAGCAGACCCCTTGAACGCCGGAAGCTTTGGCATACAGTAAATGGATCTCCATCCACGGGCATGCATCTTGAACCCAGTCAGAATATCTTCTGTCACCGAACCATAGATCCATCCAATCTGAACAAAGAGAGCACATAAGATAAACACAGTGAGTGCCAAAGTAGGTAATCTCAGAACATCGCAGTTTCATGTTAAGTGTTAAAATGAGAAAATACCTCCATTCCCCAGTCTGACTTATCCTCGTATCCACAACTAATGACATGGATCGCCTCTTTGAGAAGGTTTTCAGGAGTTTCTGTAGGAGGAACGCCTCCATTTTCCATTAGGGTAGACGCAACAAAAACAGCAGACTGTCCAAATCGCTTCTCGAGGCTCATTTGTGACATCAAGAGCGCCTTTTCATCGTCAAAACCAGCACCTGGGTTTTACAAATGTCAAATAGTAAGACAATGCTTTAAGCATTTTGTACTAGCTACACCAAAATATTGCATTCATAACAGTAGTCTGttgaaaacaaagaagaaataaaaaaattgtaccTTCAACTCCCTCTTCTATGTCATCAAGGTTGAATACAGGAACAGTTGAGTCAGTATGCCTGCCTGATTTCTTTTTGTCCGAATCTTTCTTAGATTTGGAATTCTTCTTTCTTGACCCACCACAGATCTTAGATAAAAGACTTGGCTTCTTGTGTTTTACTTTAATTGGAGGTTCATAACCATATAATGCTGTTCTGTTGAAAACACACCCAGTTCCCACATATACAGGTCCTTGAATCCCATCTAAACCTCTCAAGTTGATCTGCAAAAGATATGAACGACAAATCACAACAAAACTCAAGAAACTGAATGATCTCAAAACCTActtgaaagaagaagaaataaatagACGCAAGTAAAGGTAAATGTGACTTACATCAAAGAAAACGGTATTACGATTAGCATATCTATCGTTCTTATCGATACCATCGAATCTTTGAGGGAACTGAACATAACACACTTGCTTCCCTAGGTTTGGATCCATCAGGA encodes:
- the LOC106428067 gene encoding probable mediator of RNA polymerase II transcription subunit 26b, which produces MKPPQSASLDRWRDYFRRGGSDIFEIIDHAIMVAATDCPNKFKSRRDKIAELLFSCRVTRCNGCHHSSELSLPGEEEAVDGSKESKVNSSRGDNNQIIVGGYDCDDDDDDDEAEALSDAIEEFSVVFKEVVRIKEIFLNKDDEPHSVILEALRKLKLMSLDVDVLKSTEIGKAVNGLRKHGSDKIRQLAKTLIAEWKELVDQWVNTTKEIAGGAEGTPESANPSVVDEEEEEVFPSLPYGVDIFTPEANGFEMLNGDFFDSLDFDGNPCNSGEYNTSREDQRRPQKRRPEGTQMRIQKPSPADGTRRPLNQRMKNEVGSVHKSESPMIQRRKPPQEKLKGLDADAKFEFAKRKLQESYQQHDKAKKQRTIQVLETIPKQGSAAQKPQLKRPGMNNRNWANGRK
- the LOC106428059 gene encoding autophagy-related protein 18e; this encodes MSSMIFSTVRGIGSFLKSKTYDQPIDVAAKGDTKVLSVSWNQDWSGFSVGTERGFNVYSCNPIKESISRETHKSGFKIVEMLFLSNLFALVGNGYSNSEYPPNKVFIWNDHTNSCFCELGFKSQVVAVKLRRKHIVVVLERSVYVYNFTNLKVQSIIETVENPRGLCCVSQAEAKAVMACPGLHPGQVQVRDLKRNIVKVIKAHDSDIACMSLTLDGSLLATASTKGTLIRIFNSLDGTLLQEFRRGMERAEIYSVAISSNMKWVAASSEKGTLHVFHLRPDILSSPKDIDHASSLSLIRGILPMYSYGNERSFAQFSLPVSTKFIVGFGPENTVLLVGMDGSFRRCRFDGEGGQMVEMEHKHFFSLTQTEEAVVVI